The genomic DNA CCTGTCTGGCAAGAAAGAGCCGGATGCCATCGCCGACAGCCTGATCCACCACGGTGACGTGCGCCGCATGCTGCTCAAGCAGAAGGCCATCGCTGAAGGCGGTCGCGCCATGATCTACTTCGCCGCCCAGTACGCGGACAAGATGATCAGCGCTGCCCAGGCCGACAACGACGAGGAATACCAGAAGTGGGATGACGAGCTGGGCTTCCTGACGCCGATCCTGAAAGGCTTCCTCACCGAGAAAGGTCTGGAAGTGGCCAACGACGGCATGCAGGTGTTCGGTGGCCACGGCTACATCAAAGAGCACGGCATGGAGCAGATCGTCCGTGACGCGCGCATCTCTACCCTGTACGAAGGCACCACCGGCATCCAGGCTCTGGATCTGCTGGGCCGTAAGGTTCTGCTGCTGACCAAGGGCAAGTGTGTTCGTGACTTCAGCAAGAAGCTGGTGGATTTCGGCACCAAGAACCTGCGTGATCCCAAGCTGCGTCCGTTCGCCTGGAAGCTGCTGAAGATCGCCGCTGAGTGGAACTACCTGACCACCCGCATCATGCTGGTAGCCTCCAAGGACCGCGATATCGTTTCCACCGCCAGCTACGACTTCCTGATGTACAGCGGCTACGCCATGATGGCCTACTTCTGGGCCCTGCAGGCTGGCGTTGCCAAGGACAAGCTGGAGAACGGCGGTGAAGAGCCGGCGGAGTTTTACCAGGCCAAGCTGGCCACCGCCGAGTTCTACTTCGATCGCATGCTGCCCAGCGCCAAGGCCCACGCCGAAGCCGCGCTGAAGCCCACCAAGAGCACCATGCAGCTCAAGGCGGAGCACTTCTCCTTCGATTACGAGTAAGGGGAAGGTCGGACGTCGCTACACGGACGTCAGACACAAAAAAGGGCGACCTTCGGGTCGCCCTTTTTTATGGTCAACACTCCGTCACCCGGAAAAACCTTTGTAGGAGCGCCGCTAGAGGCGCGAACCTCGTCCAGCGAGGTGACAACCAATACCGTCATGGACGGAAATTTCTGGAGAGAGGCTGTGCCTGATCCCCTTCGGGAATTGTCTCGCTTCGCGAGGTTCGCGCCTCTAGCGGCGCTCCTACAGCGAGTTTAAAAAAGCGGATTGCTTTTTTGACACAAAAAAAAGCGGCCCCCTTTCGGGAGCCGCCTTTCAGACTTACCTTGAACAGATCGGAACTTAGTTGTTCTCGAACTGGTTCATGGTGTTGTCTTTACCGCCGGCTTTCAGCGCAGCTTCACCAGAGAAGTACTCTTTGTGGTCATCACCGATGTTGGAACCGGCCATGTCCTGGTGCTTCACAGTAGCGATGTTGCGACGGATTTCCTGACGCTGAACACCTTTGGCGTAGGCCAGCATGCCTTCTTCGCCGAAGTAGCCTTCTACCAGCTGGTCGGTGGACAGAGCAGCGGTGTGGTAGGTCGGCAGAGTGATCAGGTGGTGGAAAACGCCAGCTTCACGGGAAGCCTTGGCCTGGAACTCTTTCGCCCACTCGTCAGCTTCAGCAGCCAGTTCGCTGTCGTCGTACTTCACGCTCATCAGACCAGCGCGATCGTAGGCGGAAAGGTCCTTGCCTTCCTTCTCCCAGGCATCGAATACCTGCTGACGGAAGTTCAGGGTCCAGTTGAAGGACGGGCTGTTGTTGTAAACCAGCTTGGCGTTCGGCTCTTGTTCCTTGATGCGATCAACCATCAGCTTGATGTGCTCGACATTCGGGGTCGGAGTCTCGATCCACAGCAGGTCAGCGCCGTTCTGCAGGCTGGTCACACAGTCCAGAACAACACGGTCGATGTTGCTGTCCTTGCGGAACTGGAACAGGCCGGAAGCCAGACGGGTCGGCTTGAGCAGCTTGCCGTTGGACTTGATTACCACGTCGCCGTTGTTGATTTCGTCGGCGGACTCGATGTACTCACCTTCCAGGAAGGAGTTGTACTGGTCGCCCAGGTCGCCCGGCTCGTTGGTCACGGCGATCTGCTTGGTCAGGCCAGCACCTTCGGAGTCGGTACGGGCAACGATCACACCATCGTCAACACCCAGCTCGAGGAAGGCGTAACGTACGGCGTTGATCTTGGCCAGGAAGTCGGCGTGAGGAACGGTTACTTTACCGTCCTGGTGACCACACTGCTTCTCGTCGGAAACCTGGTTCTCGATCTGGATGCAGCAAGCACCCGCTTCGATCATCTGCTTGGCCATCAGGTAGGTGGCTTCCGGGTTACCGAAGCCAGCATCGATGTCGGCAATGATCGGAACAACGTGGGTTTCGAAGTTGTCGATCTTGTTGATGATTTCTTTCTGCTTGGCTTCGTCGCCAGCGTCCTTGGCATCATCCAGAGCACGGAACAGGTGGTTCAGTTCCCAGGCATCAGCCTGCTTCAGGAAGGTGTACAGCTCACGGATCAGATCGGCAACAGCGGTCTTCTCGTGCATGGACTGGTCAGGCAGCGGACCGAACTCGGAACGCAGGGCAGCAACCATCCAGCCAGACAGGTACAGGTAACGACGCTTGGTGCCACCGAAGTACTTCTTGATGGAGATCATCTTCTGCTGGCCGATGAAACCGTGCCAGCAACCCAGGGACTGGGTGTACTTGGAGTTGTCAGCGTCATAGGCCGCCATGTCTTCACGCATGATCTTGGCGTTGTACTTGGCGATGTCCAGATGCGTGTTGAAACGGTTTTGCAGACGCATGCGAACAGCAGATTCCGGATTGATGTCTTTCCAGGTGCTGTTGGCACCAATCACGGAGCTAAGTGCTTCGATGTCTTTGGTGTATGACATGGTGAACCTCTGATTAACAAATTGGTTTATCGATACCGGGAGGGGCAACCCTGCTCATGCCAGACAGAACACATGCCGGTCTACCGATGGGGCGCATTCTAGAGCCCGCAGACCCATAAACATAATCAATATGATCTATGTTCGGTATTTTTCTGGTGAATATAGGAGGTATTTCCTAGCCTGCGCCGGTCATTCTGCTGGCCGCAACGACCTTACCGACGGCGCCATCCCAAACAATCGCCAGCCGGCTTGCCAATCGGCAACCCGGTGTTCAGGGTGGGGATATCTTTTCATTTTCCCGAACACACTGCCATTCATCAATGTGCCATCCGGCGGCAGTTACCGCATCGCCCGCCGATTTACACCTTGCACACAGTGACCCGAATGCGCCTTTGCTACTATGATCTTCCCTTGGCATAGAGAGTGCATTGCCGTTTTCCGGTAATCGTTTTGGTTGTGTTCAGGGATATAAAAATGACGAAGGGGAATCTATGAAAGCGCTTAGCCCGGTGGATCAACTTTTCCTGTGGCTGGAAAAACGACAGCAGCCCATGCATGTGGCC from Alcanivorax sp. includes the following:
- a CDS encoding isocitrate lyase — encoded protein: MSYTKDIEALSSVIGANSTWKDINPESAVRMRLQNRFNTHLDIAKYNAKIMREDMAAYDADNSKYTQSLGCWHGFIGQQKMISIKKYFGGTKRRYLYLSGWMVAALRSEFGPLPDQSMHEKTAVADLIRELYTFLKQADAWELNHLFRALDDAKDAGDEAKQKEIINKIDNFETHVVPIIADIDAGFGNPEATYLMAKQMIEAGACCIQIENQVSDEKQCGHQDGKVTVPHADFLAKINAVRYAFLELGVDDGVIVARTDSEGAGLTKQIAVTNEPGDLGDQYNSFLEGEYIESADEINNGDVVIKSNGKLLKPTRLASGLFQFRKDSNIDRVVLDCVTSLQNGADLLWIETPTPNVEHIKLMVDRIKEQEPNAKLVYNNSPSFNWTLNFRQQVFDAWEKEGKDLSAYDRAGLMSVKYDDSELAAEADEWAKEFQAKASREAGVFHHLITLPTYHTAALSTDQLVEGYFGEEGMLAYAKGVQRQEIRRNIATVKHQDMAGSNIGDDHKEYFSGEAALKAGGKDNTMNQFENN